In Miscanthus floridulus cultivar M001 chromosome 8, ASM1932011v1, whole genome shotgun sequence, the sequence tcttagaaatacaaagaggttccttttgtcttaattatctttccttctgtgttaattctcttttcttttgctcattgccatgtatgctggtgcatgcaaacatgcaatgtgtatatggatagcacaataattttctacttcctattttaccatgattcctctatcacatgacaggcaatattcaatcaaggagaattgcACGATCAATCAGCAattaagatgtcgtgggatcgcaggcgtggacggacggatgaaccaaaacaaatgtcgcaccaaaacaaatgtcgcaccaaaaaatgtcaCATCAAGCATTAGTGTATCAATGCCAACCATTGACTCATCCTCTAGAGTTTACAAATGTAAGCCatggtgtcgggtaccataaaacggggtaccccgagcgtataccaaaagaatcacttaaaccccatcaaaaaacaaagccaaagggtaagccatttgttaaaccccggcctcgtccgagcccaccggctctccgcctcgctcctggCCTCGTGCGGGAGGTCTCGGCGGCCTACCAaacctccgcctcgcgcgaggccttgcGCAGGGGGCCTCAACGGGGAACCGattttccgtctcgcccgaggccccgcgcgtaaagcctcggacaaGATGTAGATTCTTCGTCTCGCTCAAAGCCGGCTCGGCAATGATCCGTTGCTTCTGCCTCGACCGGGCTCCCCGACAgagcgtcatgtcccattaatacatcaaccactcccgcaatctcagccggacgatggctcgacaccgcagagtggccgacgggacaaggagtcgcGTCGACGCCATACCGACTAGGACAGGGCGCGGctaggattaccggccactgtgttctggtgctgtgcccacgatcagcgcctacactacactgtgccacgtaacccccgccccggagacaacgcggcatggggagtctagtccgggtcaccatagcctcggaatcagcgtacgagaccaactgttccctccaagcctcggcaatctacttcagAGGCTCGACAACCCTAGGATTCACGTCtaccgagcctcccacgatggttcggcctcagcaccaactgagcctcggcttctcgcgtagtcaacacacagtgacccgCACGCCGACCACCACGCCCGTTGCGAGGTAACCCTGGAGCTCCcgcgacgcacaggatcggatgtgaccgacgCGTCacaccagtacttcaaggacgggaccactccgtcgcccacgccgccacagtaataggctacagggctcggacatgccgcctccgtccGCACGACATCGTGTAGCTAGCGAATGTATCACCCtgatccccccttcaactataaaagggagggacctggGCCGTTTCTAGAGGGAGACGAACGATTAGGTCTAGGCCCACGCAACGAACTCATGCACAAACGCACAGATGAACGCTCGAACTTCCCCGCGGcctaagatcaacatctcaagcaatccatgccaccccacgtagagacctgggattagctccctctctcgccctgcttgtaaccccctactacgagcacttcggtgtaaggaatacaagatcgatctctcaaactggacgtagagtgcttattacccgaaccagtataaaccttgtgtctctttgcatcaccatctaggattaggaacacagtacaaatttactagttggttgaggacccgccggtccgaaacaccgacacatggcAATAAATTGCAACAATTCAGGGCAAGTTCAATGAGAAATCCCTCTTTTTCAAGGTTTAACTTCAGTGAGAAATCATCATTCTTTTTCTTGCCTACCATGCGGCCGAGCCTAACCAAGCAGGGTGACGACACAGTACTAGTTGACCAGCGATGCACTCCTCCACCTCACCCCCCCCGCACCCACCCCACCGCGCAGCACGGGCGGGGTGACGGTGAGCGCCGCCGGGTGTCGCGTCGGCGCAGCGGGCCCCGATGGTGGGCGCCTTCAGCTATGGCGGCGCACCCACGCGCGCGGGCTCCACGGCGGAGTGGTTGTGATGCAGGAGGCTGGTTCCATGGCTGAGTTCCCCAACATCGCTGGCCTGAGTCCTACCAAGAAGACGCGTTCGATCGTGCAGCGACGAGCGACGATGGTCTTTCGTgtttgtagcgcatgcaaatcagggtTAAGAATTTCATATTTGTGGCACGAGGGCGGTATGATCGAGCGTGAGACGTGGGTGATCACTTTGCTTGCTTGAGGCAATTAGGGTCAAGACTTTCCGTgtttgtagcgcatgcaaatcagggtCAAGATTTTCCgtatttgtagcgcatgcaaatcagggtCAAGACTTTCCGTGTTTTCTTCGCACCAAAGGATGCAGCATGCGGGAAATGTCGTGGGATCGtaggcgtgggcagacggacgaaccaaaataaatgtcgcacaaaaaaaatgtccacgctttgttctttttagttgcagGAGATATATTCTATTCTAGTATTTGTTTGTTTTTTCTACGCAAGTACCACAAAAAAAATACAGTTCTAGCTCTATCCTTAGTCAACCCATCTGAAATTGTTTGATCAAATCTACTGAAAAGATTATCGATATTTATATTACACCAAATAGAtatgctataaaaatatattccacAACAAATCTTAGTTAAGAGTAAAATTCATCATCTTGATGTTATCTATAGGTGTCATATAGATTCCCAAAGTCTCCAAATGTATTTTAGGGTCTCTGACCCACATGTGAGTGGCAAATATTGACAAGAGTTTTTTTTGTCAGATTCATATAAGCACCGAGTCCGCATGCCACGTCAGCTACCGAGTCAGGTAAACGCCTGTTTAGACCTGGACGAGACCCGAACTAATTCCAGGGACCCAAAAATATATTTTGACAATCTAGGGACCTATATGACACCTACAGACAACTTCCAGGACCTACGGTGCATTTCACTCCTTATTTAATCTGCTACAAATATCgatgtttattttttatttccaaaTCATAGTACAGACGCAACACTCTTACATACATGCACACCCACACCTACGAAAACGCATACACCATATCCCTATGAGCAGCTTCGAAAAACCGAGCCAACTTATAGACTTACTCATACAAACATACGTATACACCGTACCGCTATAAGCACCTTTAAAGAGACTCATATGCGTCTCATTGCCGATGGATACATCACCTACTACTAAAAGAACGCCATTAAATCTAGAGAAATACAAAAACCTACGTCAAATCGAGAATTTGAACCTGAATAGACAAGTTGAATTACAAGAAACTTACTATATCCGTCCCTAAAAACATGGAAATCTCATTTTTCATGGCCTGTTTAGTGAGGACGCCCACGTTTGTCCTTCACCGCGCCACAGCAAGTGTCCGCCGAAACTTCGAGATGAAACATCTGACGACGGTGTGAACGCTCCTCTGGATTCTCCGCATCCGCTATTTTTATTCTGGGTGCGGAAGGCCGGAAGGCTGCCTTCCTGCCAGTGCTTGAGAGAATCACGGATGGATGGATGCATGGATAGATCGTGCGGTTGCATGCGGTTCTTTTTTTTTATTGGTAGGTCCTACAAAAAAAAACTGATCCTCACCACATTTACATAAATTTTGAGACAACATTTAAATACCAGGATCACAACTTTTCTAGGACGGAGGTAGTAACTAGTTTGTAAATATTAATGATTTCCATATGAATTTGATATAAACTTAAAACGGTTGGATTCGGTACTATACTATGGCCTTGTTcttttgtcttataatccgtacttttcagcttattttttttagTCAGAACGGTGTTTTTCTTCCACAACAAATTAatcgaaacagtgtttcggcttgtttttttaacgAAGCGAACGGGACCTGTACTATACTGGAACtgtctttttttttccttcagGCGGAAGAGTATTTAACATTTGATGGTAGAGAAAGTTTACGGAACTGGCTTTCGGCGAAAGATAACAACAGCCCAGCGGTAGGTTTACGTTTCAAAGTCCTTGTACGACACGACGCGGCTCGGTTCGGTTGCAAGATTTGACGTTGCATTGTCAACTTTGTCGTTGCGACTTGCGACGCTGATAGAGCTATCACAATCACGTGTCTGATGAACAGTCATTGCGTTTCTTCCATCCGAAAGTTTTGGATGAAATGACTCGCTTTGTTATGTCGCCGGTTTGATTTGATGTGAGCAGACAAAACAAGGGAAGTCTAGTATATCCATGCATCCATGACCATAAcggaggaagaggagagaggcAACAAGGAACCTACAAGCGGATTGCGCAAACTAGCATGTTCAATTCAGGCTTTGGAACTTGCAGACAAGACGACAGCATAACGCATGACGCAATGCAAGTTTGCAACGTGTATGTTCAGGCTTTCTTTCAGCTGGGAGGATCACTGAGATCCATGGTTGATGGCGACCCCTCCTACGTCGTCTGAAAAAATCAGGACAAAAACACAGCTGTTCATGAAGCTCTCATCATCTTCAGGGTTGAAAGAAcaataccaaaaaaaaaaaaaaacacagcagGGCTGCAAATAAAAACTCAAATCAAAACAAAGTCATGTGTGTATATTTTAGACTACTGGATTAGAAAAAGCCAGTGCATTTCTTTCAACTTTGGTCCTTTGCGAGAGTGAGAGTTGCTGTCACCCCATGCATGTTCGTTGCCTCGTTTGGCATCTCCATTTTTTGGTCCCGGGGAATCTGCCTTtttcttcccttcccttccctttaaGCCCAAGACAAGAATCTCCCCGCTACAGGCCTTTTTCTAGCTATATTCAAAGTCGTCCAGAGACATCTGATCTCACGTCACCGTCTCACTCCATCTCATCTTTAAATAACATAACAATACAGTATCTTTATTGAAAGCGAACGGAAAAAAAAAGGCACAAAGATGCGCTTGGACCTGCTCTGAGGCCTTTTTCTAGGCCCATCTCACTTCCCCAAACCCCATGCAAGTAGCTGGGGTTGGCATTTAGCTCAACCTTGTGCATGTCCACCTAAACAAAGCAAACTGCTCATGTCTTTGCACCTCTGTTCTTGTGCAACCATTCTGGACTTTGTCCACCCATCCCAAACTGTTCTTGTATCCCTAATAACTCATTCCTTCCCCGCTATCACTCTATCATGGCACGCGACTGTCTTGCTTTCAAGATGCATATTCAGAGGAGAGGTGTGCAGCTCGATACAAGATGCCCAATTTGTCACCGGTTGGATGAGGATGGAGGACATTGCTTTCTTAAATGCAAGCTGGTGAAGCGATGTTGGTCTACTCTTTCCCTTGAACCGGTTCGCCAACAGCTGTTGTCAAAGCAATCGGCATGGGAAGTGGTGACTGAAATATTATCACTGAAAGAAGAAGCCCGAACTAAAACAGTGTTATTCCTTTGGAAGTGGTGGACTGAGAGAAACAAAATTAACAAAGGGGAGAAGGGTCAGGGTGTGGATGACGTTGCTGCAGATGTACTTAACTTGCTGAACGATCTGAGCAAGTCGGAGAGGAAGGAGCCGATCAGGCAGACAGCTGGGAATGCTAGATGGAAAGCTCCACCGCCGGGCCAGCTCATGATCAATtcggtccaggagatgatgcaaggaAGTTGGGGCTTTACTGTCCGTGACTATGAAGGCGAAGTGGTGCC encodes:
- the LOC136469102 gene encoding uncharacterized protein, with protein sequence MARDCLAFKMHIQRRGVQLDTRCPICHRLDEDGGHCFLKCKLVKRCWSTLSLEPVRQQLLSKQSAWEVVTEILSLKEEARTKTVLFLWKWWTERNKINKGEKGQGVDDVAADVLNLLNDLSKSERKEPIRQTAGNARWKAPPPGQLMINSVQEMMQGSWGFTVRDYEGEVVPAGASRLGSIPDAITAEAAACAQALQAATDHGISRVQVEMDSTILQKAHVSPSMDLAACRMLIRDTRDLLNEHFVCSSVISIPRACNGIAHNLAKLAMCWDPGGRHVWALPEFVETLIARNVVEIMVPITGP